The Arthrobacter oryzae DNA window CGATCCGCGCGCGGTGCGCGGCCCATTCCCGGGCGGTTCGCGTGGTCAGGTTCTGATCACCCGGCCGCTGGCCGGCAGATCCGTCGATGAGCTCGCGGAGGATGTCCGCGTGGCCCAGATGCTGGGCCGTTTCCACGCACATGTGCACCAGGATCTGGTGCAGGGTCACATGCCTGCGCTCCTCAGGCCACCACGGGACGATGCCCGGCGCGTCCAGCGGGAGGGCGTCAATGGTCGCATCGCTGTGCGCCGCGGAGAAGTGATGAAGTTCAAGAATCTGCTCCTGGCTCTCATCAGGCGTTGCCCACATGTCGGCGTCCGGTTCTGCATCATTGGCATCCCAAGGCAAATCGCGCGGACTGGGGCGCCCGAAGACCTCGCCGAAATAGCCGAGTTCCACGCTGGCCACGTGTTTGACGAGGCCCAGCAGGTTGGTGCCGGTGGGTGTCAGCGGCCTGCGCGCGTCGTACTCGCCCAGCCCGTCGAGTTTGCCGAGGAGGTCCGCGCGGCGGGTGCGCAGGTAGCGGTGCAGAACTTCCTTGTCATCCATAGCGGGCACTATACCGACTCCCCCACCGTCATAAGTGAGAGAGCGTCCGGACTGGCGCGGCAGGAAGTGAGAGAGCGTCCGGAAATGGACGGCAGGAAGTGAGAGAGCGTCTAGGTGGCCTGGCCGTTGGATCCCGAGGTGGATGCCTCGTGATCCGCCGAGGTCCGCCATGCTGCCCAATCGAGCGGCTGGACGGACGGGCGGCCCAGCAGGTACCCCTGCCCAAAGGTCATCCCGAGGTCCATGACCGCGGTCAGTTCGGCCTGGGTTTCGATCCCTTCCGCGACAAGATCCGCCCCGACCTGCCGGGCGAATGCCACCATGGCCGCGCCCAGGGTCTTCTGGCCGGCGGCGTGGTCGATTCCCGCGATGAGGCT harbors:
- a CDS encoding DinB family protein, yielding MDDKEVLHRYLRTRRADLLGKLDGLGEYDARRPLTPTGTNLLGLVKHVASVELGYFGEVFGRPSPRDLPWDANDAEPDADMWATPDESQEQILELHHFSAAHSDATIDALPLDAPGIVPWWPEERRHVTLHQILVHMCVETAQHLGHADILRELIDGSAGQRPGDQNLTTRTAREWAAHRARIDAAARAAAGRK